The following proteins are co-located in the Acidicapsa acidisoli genome:
- a CDS encoding undecaprenyl-diphosphate phosphatase — MPIFQVILLAIVQGLAELLPVSSSAHVVVAEKLMGLDPSSPQMTLLLVMLHTGTMFAVIVYFWKTWKEAYFSSMEAFNHFAVRVLWATAITGILGEAIKKLIEKTMFHGAPKAEIENLFGRLDLIAPALAAAGVLILIAGLYERRQLANVIPEMIPKDGLGIGNVTFGQSTWMGLVQGLALPFRGFSRSGSTISTGMLVGATKERAERFSFAMAVVLTPAVVGIEALRLEKAHRAAISAGAPIDFHGSITASLLGMVFSFIAGLVALKWLSIWLENGRWYLFGIYCLVASGVVFYLHTKGF, encoded by the coding sequence ATGCCTATCTTTCAAGTCATCCTACTGGCAATCGTTCAAGGTCTGGCGGAGCTCCTGCCCGTCTCCAGCTCCGCCCACGTCGTCGTGGCCGAAAAGCTCATGGGGCTCGATCCGTCCTCTCCGCAGATGACCCTGCTCCTCGTCATGCTCCACACCGGCACCATGTTCGCTGTCATCGTCTACTTCTGGAAGACCTGGAAGGAGGCCTATTTCTCCTCGATGGAGGCATTCAATCACTTCGCCGTCCGCGTCCTCTGGGCCACTGCCATCACCGGAATCCTAGGCGAAGCGATCAAGAAGCTCATCGAAAAGACGATGTTCCACGGTGCACCCAAAGCCGAAATCGAAAATCTCTTCGGCCGCCTCGACCTGATCGCGCCGGCCCTCGCCGCCGCCGGCGTCCTTATCCTCATCGCTGGCCTGTACGAACGCCGCCAGCTCGCCAACGTCATCCCCGAGATGATCCCTAAAGATGGCCTCGGCATCGGCAATGTCACCTTCGGCCAATCCACATGGATGGGCCTCGTCCAGGGCCTCGCACTGCCCTTCCGTGGCTTCTCGCGCAGCGGCTCCACCATCTCCACCGGCATGTTAGTCGGAGCCACCAAGGAACGCGCCGAGCGTTTCAGCTTCGCCATGGCCGTCGTGCTCACCCCAGCCGTCGTCGGCATCGAAGCGCTGCGCCTCGAAAAGGCCCACCGCGCTGCAATCTCCGCCGGAGCGCCCATCGACTTCCACGGCTCGATAACAGCCAGCCTCCTCGGCATGGTCTTCTCATTTATAGCCGGACTGGTCGCTCTGAAATGGCTGAGCATCTGGCTGGAAAACGGCCGCTGGTACTTGTTCGGAATCTACTGCCTGGTAGCCTCCGGAGTAGTCTTCTACCTCCATACAAAAGGCTTCTAA
- a CDS encoding helix-turn-helix domain-containing protein has protein sequence MDLSQFQERVRLELLRRIERGTLSVSQLARQTGFGQPHISNFLHGKKGITLKALEKIMTAQRLQIEDLLPSRRGASGVLNEEQIEAVVWIPLVEHVVAMMDPYIRPSSTIKMLPFAGEAVKELRARCSSARRQWDRFVAIRISAEDARAMEPLIKPDAVVLLDRHYTSFQPYREDESNLYAARVGSKLVVRYAQFQGERVVLRAYQAKVKAEVLQAEPGETANDLLAGRVVLGVNRL, from the coding sequence ATGGACTTGTCCCAATTTCAAGAACGAGTTCGTCTCGAACTGCTGCGCAGAATCGAGCGGGGGACGCTTAGTGTTTCGCAACTGGCGCGGCAAACGGGATTTGGTCAGCCACACATTTCAAACTTTCTGCATGGCAAGAAAGGAATAACCCTGAAGGCGCTGGAGAAGATTATGACGGCGCAACGGCTGCAGATTGAGGATCTGCTGCCTTCGCGCCGGGGGGCTTCCGGGGTATTGAACGAAGAGCAGATCGAGGCCGTAGTCTGGATTCCTCTGGTGGAGCATGTGGTGGCGATGATGGACCCTTATATTCGCCCGAGCAGCACGATCAAGATGCTGCCATTTGCGGGGGAGGCGGTAAAAGAATTGAGGGCTCGGTGTTCCAGCGCGCGCAGGCAGTGGGACAGGTTCGTGGCAATCAGGATTTCGGCGGAGGATGCGCGTGCCATGGAGCCGTTGATCAAGCCGGATGCGGTAGTGTTGTTGGACCGGCACTATACTTCCTTTCAACCTTACCGGGAGGATGAGTCGAACCTGTATGCGGCGCGAGTGGGATCGAAGTTGGTGGTGCGGTATGCGCAGTTTCAAGGGGAGCGGGTGGTGTTGCGGGCCTATCAGGCGAAGGTGAAGGCTGAGGTGCTGCAAGCGGAGCCGGGAGAAACGGCGAACGATTTGCTGGCTGGACGGGTTGTGCTGGGGGTCAACCGCCTTTGA
- a CDS encoding sigma factor-like helix-turn-helix DNA-binding protein, with product MSAALQIPLIWAAQKDPAPLQPPFIASAVNHIQKQPPKGDTQTAVADESTVEPTVTYAFYRKHTEKLLRRYLYASLQVGRSPNLLGDSIGRGWVSSRRVRTFEDALIFVLDVERCINRLSVADRQLISRIVLQEYTHAEAAELIGISTRSVCTKFPQAIDRLTEHLVKADLLILLD from the coding sequence GTGAGCGCAGCCCTTCAGATTCCTCTCATCTGGGCCGCGCAAAAGGATCCAGCGCCGCTCCAGCCTCCATTCATTGCATCCGCCGTCAACCACATCCAAAAGCAGCCGCCAAAAGGAGACACCCAAACCGCCGTCGCAGACGAATCGACTGTAGAGCCGACCGTTACCTACGCCTTCTATCGGAAACACACCGAAAAACTGCTTCGCCGCTATCTCTACGCTTCGCTGCAGGTAGGCCGGTCGCCCAACCTCCTAGGCGACTCGATAGGCCGGGGCTGGGTCTCCAGCCGTCGAGTTCGAACATTCGAAGACGCCCTCATCTTCGTCCTCGATGTGGAACGGTGTATCAACCGTCTCTCTGTCGCCGATCGCCAGTTGATCAGCCGCATCGTTCTCCAGGAATACACCCATGCAGAGGCCGCCGAACTCATCGGCATCAGCACGCGCTCCGTCTGCACCAAATTTCCCCAGGCTATCGACCGGTTAACGGAGCATCTCGTGAAAGCCGATCTGCTCATCCTCCTGGACTGA
- a CDS encoding deoxyribodipyrimidine photo-lyase — protein sequence MAGELPEVLAGIALDVGFAKRVTVRRGGEPRRDGRCVVYWLQRAQRAIDNPALEIAVACGNSLGLPVVAYFSVIPNYPNSNWRHYYFLQQGLHDVAEEMRKRGVGFVIRRPSDGDTLEAFLEEVGAAMVVGDENVCREPERWRSVLAKKLKIPFLTVDADVVVPSAVFEKSFVLLHHFRPKLHAQLPEFLKPIEKVDVSHEWNLKLRSYDLAADITLGFDKLDRSVGPVDAFVGGTKAALRRLKEFTDTQLKDYDETRNHPEICGTSQMSPYLHYGHISPLTIALAVRDVEARGKAGKEVCDKYLDELIGWRELAVLFCKYNPNYDNWECAEPWAKKTLTEHTGDKRPWSYSLAQLERAETHDELWNAAQREMVRDGWMHNYMRMYWAKKILEWSPDVATAFERAVILNDRYELDGRDPNGYAGIAWAIVGKHDRPWFDRPVFGLVRYMSGESTGKKFDSKRYIEQQRVGARSAL from the coding sequence ATGGCTGGTGAGTTGCCAGAGGTGCTGGCGGGGATTGCGCTTGACGTTGGGTTTGCCAAGCGGGTTACGGTACGTCGCGGTGGTGAGCCTCGCAGGGATGGCAGGTGCGTGGTTTATTGGCTTCAGCGGGCGCAGAGAGCCATCGATAATCCGGCGCTGGAGATTGCTGTTGCCTGCGGGAATTCGCTGGGGTTGCCAGTGGTGGCTTATTTCTCCGTGATTCCGAATTATCCGAATTCGAATTGGAGGCATTACTACTTCTTGCAGCAGGGATTGCATGATGTGGCTGAAGAGATGCGCAAGCGCGGGGTGGGGTTTGTGATTCGGCGGCCTTCGGATGGAGATACTTTGGAGGCGTTTCTTGAAGAGGTTGGGGCGGCGATGGTGGTGGGCGATGAGAATGTCTGCCGCGAGCCAGAGCGGTGGCGGAGCGTTTTGGCCAAGAAGCTGAAGATACCTTTTCTTACTGTGGATGCGGATGTCGTTGTGCCTTCGGCTGTATTTGAGAAGAGCTTTGTGCTGCTGCATCACTTTCGGCCTAAGTTGCATGCGCAGTTGCCGGAGTTTCTTAAGCCGATTGAAAAGGTCGATGTGAGTCATGAGTGGAACCTGAAGCTGCGGAGTTATGACCTGGCGGCGGATATTACGCTTGGCTTCGATAAGTTGGATCGGTCGGTGGGGCCTGTCGATGCTTTTGTCGGCGGTACAAAGGCTGCGTTGCGGAGGTTGAAGGAGTTTACCGATACGCAACTTAAGGACTACGACGAGACGAGGAATCATCCGGAGATTTGCGGGACAAGCCAGATGTCGCCGTATCTGCACTATGGGCATATTTCGCCGTTGACGATTGCATTGGCGGTACGAGATGTGGAGGCGCGCGGGAAGGCTGGCAAGGAAGTCTGCGATAAGTACCTGGATGAGTTGATTGGGTGGCGGGAACTGGCGGTTTTGTTTTGCAAATACAACCCGAACTATGACAATTGGGAGTGCGCGGAGCCATGGGCTAAGAAGACTCTGACGGAACATACCGGGGATAAGCGGCCCTGGAGTTATTCGCTCGCGCAGTTAGAACGCGCCGAAACGCATGACGAGTTATGGAATGCGGCGCAGCGGGAGATGGTACGCGATGGCTGGATGCATAACTACATGCGGATGTATTGGGCTAAGAAGATATTAGAGTGGTCGCCGGATGTGGCTACTGCGTTTGAGCGCGCGGTGATTTTGAATGATCGCTATGAGCTGGATGGGCGCGATCCGAATGGGTATGCGGGGATTGCTTGGGCGATAGTGGGGAAGCATGATCGGCCGTGGTTTGACCGGCCGGTGTTTGGGTTAGTGCGGTATATGTCGGGGGAATCTACGGGAAAGAAGTTTGATTCGAAGCGGTATATCGAACAGCAGCGAGTTGGCGCGCGTTCCGCGCTTTAG
- a CDS encoding PP2C family protein-serine/threonine phosphatase, whose translation MKFPTLRMRTSPAGLLIISLCLVLIASVSVVIAQTAPQPAIGSAVHPFDATNIREPAEVGTVGLVQAGDNPAWARKDFDDSRWLPIDSKTRLSEYFPHNHPDVVWQRLHIKVAAADPKLALQAYFISRAFEVYVNGQKLMESGRVEPFVPYTRDARMIVRIPEAELRTGFLVVAIRARAPQTWWTSSNRGFFPARLAVGDEGVLRDRNMLTIIGESAADVLYGFLALGVGLVALALFIAQRNQVEYLWVFLLGAYEGLSLITLVTATRNLPASWSILISLTYIAEGLGILLVFQAFLRERFSRLLWLFAIVALLIRFALQAAGNLYGNIPAFYVNYSIFPFGIVLDFILPWLVWMRMRCGNREAGILLIPLLFYSMEIYAYLALDVLELFPPLHSASNALQMLIALHIGILQLPLDDIDGLAFFFSLAIIMVLRSARTSRQQAVLEGEMAAAREVQQVILPEKNEAVPGFTIESEYRPAREVGGDFFQIIPDQTDGSLLIVAGDVTGRG comes from the coding sequence GTGAAATTTCCGACCTTGCGCATGCGCACGTCACCGGCCGGCCTTCTCATCATTTCCCTTTGCCTCGTCCTGATCGCTTCCGTTTCTGTCGTCATAGCCCAGACTGCGCCGCAACCTGCAATTGGCTCGGCGGTCCACCCATTCGACGCGACCAACATTCGGGAACCGGCCGAGGTCGGGACCGTGGGATTGGTGCAAGCCGGCGACAATCCCGCCTGGGCCCGAAAGGATTTCGACGACTCCAGGTGGCTCCCTATCGACTCGAAGACGCGGCTCAGCGAATATTTTCCTCACAATCACCCAGACGTCGTCTGGCAGCGTCTGCACATCAAGGTCGCCGCTGCAGACCCCAAATTGGCCTTGCAGGCCTATTTCATCTCCCGCGCGTTTGAGGTCTATGTGAACGGCCAAAAGCTGATGGAATCAGGCCGGGTGGAACCCTTCGTGCCGTACACACGTGACGCACGCATGATCGTACGCATCCCGGAAGCGGAACTGCGCACTGGCTTTCTCGTCGTCGCAATTCGAGCTCGCGCTCCACAAACTTGGTGGACAAGTTCTAATCGTGGCTTCTTCCCAGCTAGGCTCGCGGTCGGAGATGAGGGTGTCCTGCGGGATCGAAATATGCTCACGATCATAGGCGAGAGCGCGGCCGACGTCCTTTACGGCTTTCTCGCCCTGGGCGTCGGCTTGGTGGCCCTGGCACTCTTCATCGCACAACGGAACCAGGTTGAGTATCTCTGGGTCTTCCTGCTGGGAGCCTACGAAGGACTCTCATTGATTACGTTAGTCACGGCGACTCGCAACCTGCCGGCAAGCTGGTCGATCCTCATTTCCCTTACATACATTGCAGAAGGACTCGGCATCCTGCTCGTTTTCCAGGCATTTTTGCGCGAGCGATTCAGTCGACTGCTGTGGCTGTTCGCCATAGTGGCATTGCTGATTCGGTTCGCCCTTCAAGCCGCGGGGAACCTGTACGGCAATATCCCTGCCTTCTACGTCAATTACTCCATCTTCCCCTTTGGGATCGTCCTTGATTTCATTCTTCCATGGCTGGTTTGGATGCGAATGCGGTGCGGCAATCGCGAGGCGGGCATTCTCCTCATTCCGTTGCTCTTCTATTCTATGGAAATCTATGCCTACTTGGCTCTCGATGTACTCGAACTCTTCCCTCCGCTTCACAGCGCTAGCAACGCTCTACAAATGCTCATTGCACTCCACATCGGCATCCTGCAGCTGCCTCTAGACGACATCGACGGCTTGGCCTTCTTTTTCTCGCTGGCCATCATTATGGTGCTCCGCTCCGCACGAACTAGCCGCCAGCAAGCAGTGCTTGAGGGCGAAATGGCCGCGGCACGTGAAGTGCAGCAAGTCATCCTTCCGGAGAAAAATGAAGCCGTTCCAGGCTTCACGATAGAGAGCGAGTACCGGCCTGCACGCGAAGTGGGCGGTGACTTCTTCCAGATCATTCCCGACCAGACCGATGGGAGCCTGTTGATTGTGGCAGGGGATGTAACGGGTAGGGGCTGA
- a CDS encoding PadR family transcriptional regulator: protein MTDFFAIVEDMAERAYLGEFELMILLVLIALGDDAYGVSIARELERHRGREVALGSVYASLERLEGKGLVTSTLGEPIAERGGKARRYFRITQDGLRQTNETRQVLTRMWRRLPKMEGENA, encoded by the coding sequence TTGACTGATTTCTTCGCTATTGTTGAGGATATGGCGGAACGGGCTTATCTGGGTGAGTTTGAGTTGATGATTTTGCTGGTGCTGATTGCGCTGGGCGATGACGCGTATGGGGTCTCGATTGCGCGGGAGCTGGAGCGGCATCGGGGGCGCGAGGTGGCGCTGGGCAGCGTGTATGCATCGCTGGAGAGGTTGGAAGGCAAGGGACTGGTGACTTCGACGCTGGGTGAGCCGATTGCGGAGCGGGGTGGGAAGGCGCGGCGGTACTTCCGGATTACGCAGGATGGTTTGCGGCAGACGAATGAGACGCGGCAGGTGCTGACGCGCATGTGGCGACGGCTGCCGAAGATGGAAGGAGAGAACGCATGA
- a CDS encoding Gfo/Idh/MocA family protein: MDGSAGRGLRVAVAGTGAFGRNHLRVYQELAAEGVTLAAAIEPDDERAAEVAEKYDVPVFASVEDALQADLKLDAASVSAPTVYHHAIAGELLAAGVDCLVEKPLAATLAEADELIALSEKYERILQVGHLERFNPAVLAIEPKLTRPMFFEAHRLSVFTPRSLDVDVVLDLMIHDLDIVLTFAKSPVREVRAVGLPVLSPKVDIANVRVEFESGCVANFTASRVSTERVRKLRFFEPRQYVSIDYARRDLLVIAIDPEFSIEKAMALGAASGFQEGLPGLSFTKPEVTPGEPLKLEIASFLDSVRSRREPRVTARQGREALALALEIQRAMVEHAGKTGIGDFFLAG; this comes from the coding sequence GTGGACGGTTCTGCAGGTCGCGGACTGCGGGTCGCCGTGGCCGGAACTGGCGCCTTTGGGCGCAATCATCTGCGGGTATACCAAGAGCTGGCTGCGGAAGGTGTAACACTTGCGGCCGCAATTGAGCCGGATGACGAGCGGGCTGCGGAAGTTGCTGAGAAGTACGACGTTCCGGTGTTTGCTTCGGTGGAGGACGCGCTGCAGGCAGATCTGAAGCTGGATGCGGCCTCGGTGTCGGCGCCTACGGTGTATCACCATGCGATAGCCGGTGAGTTGCTCGCGGCTGGGGTGGATTGCCTCGTCGAAAAACCGCTGGCGGCTACGCTGGCGGAGGCGGATGAACTGATTGCGCTTTCAGAGAAGTATGAGCGCATATTGCAGGTGGGGCATCTGGAGCGGTTTAATCCGGCGGTGCTGGCGATTGAGCCGAAGCTGACGCGGCCGATGTTCTTTGAGGCGCATCGGTTGAGCGTGTTTACGCCGCGGTCGCTGGATGTGGATGTGGTGCTGGATCTGATGATCCATGATCTGGACATTGTGCTGACGTTTGCGAAGTCTCCTGTGCGCGAGGTGCGGGCGGTGGGGCTGCCGGTGCTTTCGCCCAAGGTGGACATTGCAAATGTACGGGTGGAGTTTGAGTCGGGGTGTGTGGCGAACTTTACGGCTTCGCGGGTTTCGACGGAGCGGGTGAGGAAGCTTCGGTTTTTTGAGCCTCGGCAGTATGTTTCCATCGATTATGCGCGGCGGGATCTGCTGGTGATTGCGATTGATCCGGAGTTTTCGATTGAGAAGGCGATGGCGCTCGGGGCCGCGAGCGGATTTCAGGAGGGGTTGCCGGGACTTTCGTTTACCAAGCCTGAGGTGACGCCAGGAGAGCCGTTGAAGCTGGAGATTGCCTCGTTTCTGGATTCGGTGCGAAGTCGGCGCGAGCCGCGGGTTACGGCGAGGCAGGGACGCGAGGCGCTGGCGCTGGCGCTCGAGATACAGCGGGCGATGGTGGAACATGCGGGGAAGACTGGGATTGGGGATTTCTTTTTAGCGGGTTAG
- a CDS encoding ABC transporter permease produces the protein MSNIPIWRRFDRLHGPDPAADVKAELRFHIDSKTEDLIRRGWLPTSARKEAERQFGNILAVQHIGERMGEHMERRRRLTDYWTEFRQDLRYTLRTLKNNPGFATVAILVAALGIGANVAVFSVVNTLLLRPLPFPDSQKLVWFIAGKSIEDKARTAAGLSAETYTVDAYQEFQRNNQSFAAVTSFQTFYNSLQYKLTGSGEPKQVAAVEVADNFFPVLGIQPAFGRLFTEQECQKGGPPATLLTWYFWKTQFHSDPAIVGKAVTINNAPVTIVGVLPESFDFGSVFAPGRKVDLFVPAIMDFWRTWGNTLAVVGRLKPGVPLAQAQDEADRLFPHLKALHPDWFEDYSSNLLTLKDHVSGKLRRSLVVLWSAVGLILLIVCVNLSNLQLSRAATRSKELAMRRALGASRSRLIRQLLTESLVLAIAGAALGLVFAYAVVFALATQGSIALPLLSSIRVDGEALAWTVLIALALGIFFGLAPAFKMSGLNLQESLKDNASGMGAGRRHERFRATLVVSEVALACVLLVGAGLLLRSFLRVLDVDLGFEPSHAAAMEIDFHPGKDAAKYSADMQTLLQHINALPGVESTGIADMLPLDRNRSWGLEAAGKSYPKDYNSTVFVYLVSPNYIPTIGMRLVKGRDFNWHDRADTQHVIVINEAAARREWPGEDPIGKFATGVDKNPVQVVGVIADVRESSLEEVSSPEVYIPMTQNADSEGATLVIRTRIAPDSLSSAVLGALRSLNPGQPATEFRPLQSLVDHSVSPRRFFVLLVTIFAALGVLLAALGIYGVISYSVTQKTQEIGVRMALGATTGRVQREVLISTMRLALIGIALGTAASFAAARLIASLLFATSPWDPYAYAGTVMALLAVAILAGYLPARRASRIDPMVALRNN, from the coding sequence ATGAGCAATATCCCCATCTGGCGAAGATTCGACAGACTCCACGGCCCCGACCCCGCCGCCGACGTCAAAGCCGAACTCCGCTTCCACATCGACTCCAAAACCGAAGACCTCATCCGACGCGGCTGGCTTCCGACATCCGCTCGCAAAGAAGCCGAACGCCAGTTCGGCAACATCCTCGCCGTCCAGCACATCGGCGAACGCATGGGAGAGCACATGGAACGCCGTCGCCGCCTCACCGACTACTGGACCGAATTCCGCCAGGACCTCCGCTACACCCTGCGCACCCTCAAAAACAACCCCGGCTTCGCCACCGTCGCCATCCTCGTCGCAGCCCTCGGCATCGGGGCCAACGTCGCCGTCTTCAGCGTTGTAAACACGCTGCTCCTGCGCCCCTTGCCATTCCCCGACTCGCAAAAGCTCGTCTGGTTCATCGCCGGTAAAAGCATAGAAGACAAAGCCCGCACCGCCGCCGGTCTCTCCGCCGAAACCTACACCGTCGACGCCTACCAGGAGTTCCAGCGCAACAACCAGTCCTTCGCAGCCGTCACCAGCTTCCAGACCTTCTACAACTCTCTCCAATACAAGCTCACCGGCTCCGGCGAGCCCAAGCAGGTAGCCGCCGTCGAGGTCGCCGACAATTTCTTCCCGGTCCTCGGCATCCAGCCCGCATTCGGCCGTCTCTTCACAGAGCAGGAATGCCAGAAAGGCGGCCCACCCGCAACCCTGCTCACCTGGTATTTCTGGAAGACCCAGTTTCACTCCGATCCAGCTATCGTCGGCAAAGCCGTCACAATCAACAACGCCCCAGTCACCATCGTCGGAGTCCTCCCCGAAAGCTTCGACTTCGGCTCCGTCTTCGCCCCCGGCCGCAAAGTCGACCTCTTCGTCCCGGCCATCATGGACTTTTGGCGCACCTGGGGCAACACCCTGGCCGTCGTCGGACGCCTCAAGCCCGGCGTCCCCTTAGCCCAAGCTCAGGACGAAGCCGACCGCCTCTTCCCTCACCTCAAAGCCCTGCACCCCGACTGGTTTGAGGATTACTCCTCCAATCTCCTGACCCTCAAAGACCACGTCAGCGGCAAACTCCGCCGTTCCCTCGTCGTCCTCTGGTCCGCCGTCGGACTCATCCTGCTCATCGTCTGCGTCAACCTCTCCAACCTGCAACTGAGCCGTGCCGCCACCCGCAGCAAAGAGCTCGCCATGCGCCGGGCATTGGGCGCCAGCCGCAGCCGTCTCATCCGCCAGCTCCTCACCGAAAGCCTCGTCCTCGCCATCGCCGGAGCAGCCCTCGGACTCGTCTTCGCCTACGCCGTAGTCTTCGCTCTCGCGACGCAAGGCTCCATCGCCCTGCCACTCCTCAGCAGCATCCGCGTAGACGGCGAAGCCCTCGCGTGGACCGTCCTCATCGCCCTCGCACTCGGCATCTTCTTCGGCCTCGCCCCAGCCTTCAAAATGTCCGGCCTCAACCTACAGGAGTCGCTCAAGGACAACGCCTCCGGCATGGGCGCAGGCCGCCGCCACGAACGCTTCCGCGCCACCTTGGTCGTCTCCGAAGTAGCCCTAGCCTGTGTGCTTCTCGTCGGAGCAGGTCTGCTCCTGCGCAGCTTCCTCCGCGTCCTCGACGTCGATCTCGGCTTCGAGCCCAGCCACGCCGCCGCCATGGAAATCGATTTCCACCCCGGCAAAGACGCCGCCAAATACAGCGCCGATATGCAGACCCTCCTGCAACACATCAACGCCCTCCCCGGCGTCGAATCCACCGGCATAGCCGACATGCTTCCCCTCGACCGCAACCGCAGTTGGGGCCTCGAAGCCGCAGGCAAGTCCTACCCGAAGGACTACAACAGCACCGTCTTCGTCTATCTCGTCTCGCCCAACTACATCCCCACCATCGGCATGCGCCTCGTCAAAGGCCGCGACTTCAACTGGCACGACCGAGCCGACACCCAGCACGTCATCGTCATCAACGAAGCCGCAGCCCGCCGCGAATGGCCGGGCGAAGACCCCATCGGCAAATTCGCCACCGGCGTCGACAAGAACCCTGTCCAGGTCGTCGGAGTCATCGCCGACGTCCGCGAAAGCAGTCTCGAAGAGGTCTCCAGCCCCGAAGTCTACATCCCCATGACCCAAAACGCAGACTCCGAAGGCGCCACGCTCGTAATCCGCACCCGCATCGCCCCTGACTCACTCTCTTCAGCCGTCCTCGGAGCCCTGCGCTCACTCAACCCCGGCCAGCCCGCCACCGAATTCCGTCCCCTGCAATCCCTCGTCGACCACTCCGTCTCGCCGCGCCGTTTCTTCGTCCTGCTGGTAACGATCTTCGCGGCGCTGGGAGTCCTGTTAGCCGCGCTAGGCATCTACGGCGTAATCTCCTACTCGGTAACTCAGAAAACCCAGGAAATCGGCGTCCGCATGGCCCTCGGAGCCACCACCGGCCGAGTCCAGCGCGAAGTCCTGATAAGCACAATGCGCCTCGCCCTGATCGGCATCGCACTGGGCACAGCCGCATCCTTCGCCGCCGCCCGCCTCATAGCCTCGCTGCTCTTCGCCACATCCCCCTGGGACCCCTACGCCTACGCAGGCACAGTCATGGCCCTGCTGGCAGTAGCCATCCTCGCCGGCTACCTCCCCGCCCGCAGAGCCTCCAGAATCGACCCAATGGTAGCCCTCCGCAACAACTAA
- a CDS encoding GNAT family N-acetyltransferase yields MPYQIRPAQSNDARAIAHVHLESWKTTYPGIIPEAYIASLKVGDGEQRWQQQLESETNDIFVSHDESGIFGFISGGPIREPIGNYDGELYAIYLLQQRQQQGAGRALVRTLADSLHARGLKSMIVWALEANSAVDFYKHLGAVPVTSKNINIGGKDLPDTCLGWPSLHPLL; encoded by the coding sequence ATGCCCTATCAGATTCGTCCAGCCCAATCCAACGACGCCCGCGCCATCGCACACGTCCATCTTGAAAGCTGGAAGACCACCTACCCCGGAATCATCCCGGAGGCCTATATCGCATCGTTGAAAGTAGGAGACGGCGAACAAAGGTGGCAACAACAACTCGAATCTGAAACCAACGATATCTTCGTCTCGCATGACGAATCAGGCATCTTCGGCTTCATCTCCGGCGGCCCCATCCGCGAACCCATCGGCAACTACGACGGCGAACTTTACGCTATCTATCTTCTCCAGCAGCGTCAGCAACAAGGTGCAGGCCGCGCACTCGTCCGCACTCTCGCGGACAGTCTTCACGCCCGGGGCCTCAAAAGCATGATCGTCTGGGCCCTCGAAGCCAATTCCGCCGTCGATTTCTACAAACACCTGGGCGCAGTCCCAGTAACATCAAAAAACATCAACATCGGCGGCAAGGACTTGCCGGACACCTGCCTCGGCTGGCCATCCCTCCACCCGCTCCTCTAA
- a CDS encoding PadR family transcriptional regulator, producing the protein MLEKTRLDLFRGTLDVLILKSLIWGPLHGYAITSLIRRQSDDALLVEEGTLYPALWRLESKNLIEAEWGLSENNRKAKFYSLTEEGRRHLRQETKTWEAYAIAVAKVLGATQPPMTEEA; encoded by the coding sequence ATGCTGGAAAAGACCCGGCTGGATTTATTTCGCGGCACCCTCGATGTTCTGATCCTCAAGTCCCTCATCTGGGGACCGCTCCACGGCTACGCCATCACCAGCCTCATCCGCCGCCAGAGCGACGACGCCCTCCTCGTCGAAGAAGGCACTCTCTACCCCGCGCTCTGGCGTCTCGAAAGCAAGAATCTAATCGAAGCCGAATGGGGCCTCTCCGAAAACAACCGCAAAGCCAAGTTCTACAGCCTTACCGAAGAGGGCCGCCGCCACTTGCGCCAGGAAACAAAGACCTGGGAAGCCTACGCCATCGCCGTAGCCAAGGTCCTCGGCGCAACCCAGCCGCCAATGACCGAGGAAGCATGA